In Magnolia sinica isolate HGM2019 chromosome 12, MsV1, whole genome shotgun sequence, a single genomic region encodes these proteins:
- the LOC131220410 gene encoding extensin, which translates to MPQNLNTECMFSYGIDARSSRHFKAFQLHQSPTHQRTSTIKISKNLKPLKHFIINPNLLAESIDPNSLAESPNSFPPFDETMGPLSPTSLPLDAPPYCVYPPFTPLTPPTTVPSPVINPTPLLPPSPTTPTNPFESPPPIVNPSPPSYPPGPPGYYPSPPEYGPNPPTYVPNPPEYVPSPPTIYVPNPPGFVPGPPEFGPSPPEFVPTPPTFLPPIVFPPPFVPPPPPHTGTGGLTLWCVAKPSVPEPIMQEAMNYACGSGADCASILPNGPCYEPDTLYAHASYAFNSYWQRTKAGGGTCDFGGTAILVTKDPSFDGCHFMLS; encoded by the exons ATGCCCCAAAATTTGAACACTGAATGTATGTTCTCTTATGGAATAGATGCAAGAAGTTCAAGGCATTTCAAGGCTTTCCAACTTCACCAGAGTCCCACACACCAAAGGACTTCAACCATCAAAATCTCAAAGAATCTAAAACCGTTGAAACACTTCATCATCAACCCCAACTTATTAGCTGAGTCCATCGACCCCAACTCATTAGCTGAGTCTCCTAATTCATTTCCACCTTTTGATGAAACCATGGGCCCACTCTCACCTACCTCCTTACCTCTAGATGCACCACCTTACTGTGTATATCCTCCTTTTACACCACTAACTCCTCCTACAACAGTACCAAGTCCTGTAATAAATCCAACACCTCTACTCCCACCCTCACCCACCACTCCCACAAACCCCTTTGAAAGCCCACCTCCAATTGTAAATCCTAGCCCACCATCATATCCTCCTGGCCCACCTGGATATTACCCAAGCCCACCTGAATATGGGCCCAACCCACCTACTTATGTACCAAATCCACCCGAGTACGTTCCAAGCCCGCCTACAATTTATGTCCCGAATCCACCCGGGTTTGTTCCTGGGCCTCCTGAGTTTGGCCCCAGCCCACCTGAATTCGTCCCGACCCCACCAACCTTTCTGCCACCGATTGTGTTTCCACCTCCATTTGTGCCACCGCCGCCACCACATACGGGCACGGGAGGGCTTACGTTGTGGTGCGTTGCGAAGCCTTCAGTGCCGGAACCGATCATGCAAGAAGCTATGAACTATGCTTGTGGGTCCGGGGCGGACTGTGCGTCAATCCTACCTAATGGGCCATGCTACGAGCCTGATACATTGTATGCGCATGCATCGTACGCTTTCAATAGCTACTGGCAAAGGACGAAAGCGGGCGGAGGGACATGCGACTTCGGAGGGACGGCCATATTGGTCACCAAAGACCCAA GTTTTGATGGGTGTCATTTCATGCTGAGCTAA